Proteins found in one Candidatus Bathyarchaeota archaeon genomic segment:
- a CDS encoding nucleotidyltransferase domain-containing protein: MAVAPTKRAEYKEVNYTKKHWELLKTLREKAIDVMKALEVFHLQSIVHGSVARGDVNCNSDVDVFIPEIQSSFLVETALQNAKIKANARLIVQATPTYAMKAHIEINGNTFVSFPLMEMRRVEREFYRFGGEANLSQLENGVRVAGVDKRLMLVEPTEFGHVESSIMGREEIVAKVLGITVDTVLDRIHALTKRDKVGRTGVFVKKELGQDETFELALKKLADANPAVRRRIRK; encoded by the coding sequence ATGGCTGTTGCACCAACTAAACGTGCAGAATACAAAGAAGTAAATTATACCAAAAAGCATTGGGAACTGTTAAAGACGCTTCGAGAAAAAGCCATTGACGTAATGAAGGCTTTAGAAGTGTTCCATTTGCAATCAATCGTGCATGGTAGTGTGGCAAGAGGCGACGTTAACTGCAACAGTGACGTTGACGTTTTCATCCCTGAAATACAAAGCAGTTTCTTAGTTGAAACAGCTCTCCAAAATGCCAAAATCAAAGCCAATGCACGTTTGATTGTTCAAGCTACACCAACATACGCAATGAAAGCACACATAGAAATTAACGGGAACACATTCGTGTCTTTTCCGCTTATGGAAATGCGCAGGGTTGAACGTGAATTTTACAGGTTTGGCGGCGAAGCAAACTTGAGTCAGCTTGAGAACGGAGTTCGTGTTGCTGGTGTAGATAAGCGGCTTATGCTTGTGGAGCCGACTGAGTTTGGACATGTTGAAAGTAGCATTATGGGCAGGGAAGAAATTGTTGCTAAAGTTTTAGGCATCACGGTTGACACGGTGCTGGATAGAATTCATGCTCTAACTAAGCGTGATAAAGTTGGCAGAACGGGTGTATTTGTCAAAAAAGAATTGGGTCAGGATGAGACTTTTGAATTGGCGCTAAAAAAGTTGGCGGATGCCAATCCTGCGGTTCGGCGTAGGATAAGAAAATAA
- a CDS encoding 50S ribosomal protein L15e — protein MAYKYIAEEWSQPGKSFVEELNRQRLVQWRKQPTTLRIEHPTRLDKARKLGYKAKQGFIVARTKVRRGGLRKIRPKAGRRPKRMGVAKFKPAKNLKLIAEERTAKKFPNLQVLNSYWVGEDGKHKWFEVILVDPNAPAIKTDKDINWITEKQHTNRVFRSMTSAGKNVRGLHHRGRGAEKVRPSHRRGPRKRNTP, from the coding sequence ATGGCATACAAATACATAGCTGAAGAATGGTCCCAACCGGGAAAAAGTTTCGTTGAAGAACTTAACCGTCAACGACTTGTGCAATGGAGAAAACAACCGACTACGCTACGCATAGAGCATCCAACGAGATTAGACAAGGCACGCAAACTAGGCTACAAAGCCAAACAAGGCTTCATAGTTGCACGTACAAAAGTCCGCAGAGGCGGATTAAGAAAAATCCGACCGAAAGCAGGAAGACGCCCAAAAAGAATGGGTGTTGCAAAATTCAAACCAGCTAAAAACCTCAAACTTATAGCCGAAGAACGCACAGCAAAAAAATTCCCAAACCTACAGGTTCTAAACAGTTACTGGGTAGGCGAAGACGGCAAACACAAATGGTTCGAAGTAATCTTAGTTGACCCTAACGCACCTGCCATAAAAACTGACAAAGACATCAACTGGATAACCGAAAAGCAACACACAAACCGCGTGTTCCGCAGTATGACAAGCGCCGGTAAAAACGTAAGAGGGCTACATCATAGAGGCAGAGGCGCAGAAAAAGTACGACCGAGCCACCGAAGAGGACCAAGAAAACGAAACACGCCCTAA
- a CDS encoding TATA-box-binding protein, whose amino-acid sequence MSKRKPIISIQNIVASVSLNQKIDLQKIVEKFPQTEYNPSVFPGLVFRLKKPKTATLIFGTGKMVCTGAKSEKESRSAVEKVVKELRSEGIQITEKPIVNIQNIVASAELGGEIDLESLVYKLSRVMYEPEQFPGAVYRMDEPKVVFLIFSAGKLVCVGAKKEEQVYEAVDKIQQLLEEKELIYYPS is encoded by the coding sequence ATGAGTAAACGAAAACCCATCATCAGCATTCAAAACATCGTAGCCTCAGTCTCACTTAACCAAAAAATAGACTTACAAAAAATAGTGGAGAAATTCCCACAAACAGAATACAACCCATCCGTTTTCCCAGGCTTAGTTTTCCGCCTCAAAAAACCCAAAACAGCTACCCTTATCTTCGGAACAGGCAAAATGGTCTGCACAGGCGCTAAATCTGAAAAAGAATCCCGAAGCGCCGTAGAAAAAGTCGTCAAAGAACTCCGAAGCGAAGGCATACAGATCACAGAAAAACCAATCGTAAACATCCAAAACATTGTCGCATCCGCGGAACTAGGCGGAGAAATCGACTTAGAAAGCTTAGTCTACAAACTCAGCCGCGTAATGTACGAACCTGAACAGTTCCCAGGCGCAGTCTACCGCATGGACGAACCAAAAGTCGTCTTTCTTATCTTCAGTGCAGGCAAACTCGTATGTGTCGGAGCCAAAAAAGAAGAACAAGTCTACGAGGCAGTCGACAAAATCCAACAGCTTCTCGAAGAAAAAGAGCTCATCTACTATCCATCCTAA
- a CDS encoding NUDIX hydrolase, protein MKRRLYPKQPIVGVGAVIVDRGKIVLIKRGNEPSKGKWTIPGGLVELGESLEETVIREAQEETCLEVVNPRLIDVVNYVDLDAQGAVKSHYIIIDYLVEVKSGTMRAASDAAELQWVPFDEVESYDLTASFRLFFRNNREKLAKMSSYR, encoded by the coding sequence TTGAAGAGACGCTTGTATCCTAAACAACCCATCGTAGGCGTCGGTGCAGTCATAGTTGACCGAGGCAAAATTGTTCTCATTAAACGAGGGAACGAGCCGAGCAAAGGAAAATGGACAATTCCCGGTGGACTTGTTGAGCTTGGAGAAAGCCTCGAAGAAACAGTCATTCGTGAAGCTCAAGAGGAAACCTGCCTAGAAGTAGTCAATCCTCGCTTAATTGATGTGGTTAATTACGTTGACTTGGATGCTCAGGGCGCCGTCAAATCTCATTACATAATAATCGATTATTTAGTAGAGGTCAAAAGCGGCACCATGAGGGCTGCAAGCGACGCCGCCGAACTGCAGTGGGTCCCTTTTGACGAAGTGGAAAGTTATGATTTAACAGCATCTTTTCGATTGTTTTTTAGAAACAACCGTGAAAAATTAGCGAAAATGAGTTCATACCGCTAA
- a CDS encoding ABC transporter permease — protein sequence MSETNGNSKSKLHGLWALTNRELKKWYKAPVVFVLTLIQPIIWLGLLGNALNLGSLVSSSSVAIPPDVAAQFSPQQLSLLQQLFNSMGDQILKDTFGTTSYISFMAVGMIAFTALFTTMFSGMSVVWDRRLGFLNKALSTPVSRAVIILSKVFSATLRSMFQASIILIIAIPLGFQVGAAFTPLNILGVFGFLFLICMGLSSLFIAINIRSTRIETPMAVMNLLNLPLTFASSAFFPIDRMPGWLQAVANINPISYTINGMRQLLIYESIDWGQLVLQYAYVGIFAAVLTIVGIVLSWRYLNK from the coding sequence TTGAGCGAAACAAACGGCAACTCAAAAAGCAAACTGCACGGTTTGTGGGCGCTGACAAACAGAGAACTCAAGAAATGGTACAAAGCACCAGTAGTATTTGTCTTAACATTGATTCAACCGATTATTTGGCTGGGGTTACTTGGAAACGCATTAAATTTAGGTAGCTTGGTTAGCTCAAGCTCAGTCGCTATTCCACCTGATGTTGCAGCGCAGTTTTCTCCCCAGCAACTCAGCTTACTGCAGCAGCTATTTAACAGCATGGGAGACCAGATACTGAAAGATACCTTTGGAACGACCAGTTACATCAGCTTCATGGCAGTGGGCATGATAGCATTCACTGCATTGTTCACGACAATGTTTAGCGGTATGTCAGTAGTCTGGGACAGGCGCCTAGGCTTCCTCAATAAGGCACTTAGCACACCAGTCTCCCGCGCAGTAATTATACTCTCCAAAGTTTTCTCAGCAACCTTGCGCTCAATGTTCCAAGCCTCTATAATACTGATAATAGCTATACCCTTAGGATTCCAAGTTGGTGCAGCCTTCACTCCATTAAACATACTGGGTGTATTTGGCTTCTTGTTCTTAATCTGTATGGGCTTATCATCACTCTTCATAGCCATCAACATCCGCTCAACTAGAATCGAAACACCAATGGCGGTCATGAACTTGCTTAACTTGCCGTTAACCTTCGCCAGTAGCGCATTTTTCCCAATCGACCGTATGCCCGGATGGCTTCAAGCAGTTGCAAACATTAATCCCATTTCATACACGATTAACGGTATGAGGCAATTGTTAATTTATGAGTCGATAGATTGGGGTCAGCTTGTGCTTCAATATGCGTATGTGGGGATATTCGCAGCGGTTCTAACAATTGTAGGCATAGTGCTGTCTTGGAGATATCTCAACAAGTAA
- a CDS encoding TIGR00269 family protein, with product MAQQICTACKTRKAFYYRPYSGETLCKKCFTQSIEAKVRQTITRYHMLKFNDHLAVAVSGGKDSLSLLHILAKIKRYRPKTTLTAVIVDEGIKGYRDEALEIAVENCKKLQVPYHVVSFKELYGFTLDEIVQKIRQSGQARLTSCAYCGVLRRRAINVGARQVCADKVATAHTLDDEVQTFLMNIFRGDIARLAKEKPVTNEVHPLLVRKIKPFVEIPEKESALYAYVKRIRFQNVPCPYASEALRNDIRALLNLMEDKHAGTKFTVLRAMDRLRPALEETAKNEDFKTCVECGEPSALDLCKTCEMLRLVRD from the coding sequence ATGGCGCAACAAATCTGCACGGCATGCAAAACACGGAAAGCATTCTACTATAGACCATACTCGGGGGAAACCCTGTGCAAAAAATGCTTCACCCAATCCATAGAAGCTAAAGTGCGCCAAACCATAACACGCTACCACATGCTCAAATTCAACGACCACTTAGCTGTGGCAGTTTCAGGCGGCAAAGACAGCTTAAGCTTACTGCATATTCTAGCAAAAATAAAACGTTATCGACCGAAAACAACCTTGACCGCTGTGATTGTGGATGAAGGCATCAAAGGCTATCGTGACGAAGCCTTAGAGATTGCCGTTGAAAACTGCAAAAAACTGCAAGTACCTTATCATGTGGTGTCGTTTAAGGAGCTTTATGGTTTTACGCTTGATGAGATTGTTCAGAAAATCCGCCAGAGCGGGCAAGCACGGTTAACTTCGTGTGCTTATTGCGGTGTTTTGCGACGAAGAGCCATAAACGTTGGTGCAAGACAGGTCTGTGCTGATAAGGTTGCTACTGCTCATACGCTTGATGATGAGGTGCAGACGTTTTTGATGAATATTTTTCGCGGTGATATTGCACGATTAGCGAAGGAAAAGCCAGTGACAAATGAGGTGCATCCGCTTTTAGTGCGTAAAATCAAGCCTTTTGTGGAGATTCCTGAAAAAGAAAGCGCGCTTTATGCTTATGTAAAACGGATTAGGTTTCAGAATGTTCCTTGTCCTTATGCTTCTGAAGCATTGCGTAATGACATTCGAGCTTTGCTGAATCTTATGGAGGATAAGCATGCTGGAACCAAGTTTACGGTTCTTCGGGCGATGGACCGTTTGCGTCCTGCACTTGAGGAAACTGCAAAAAATGAAGATTTCAAGACTTGTGTTGAGTGCGGTGAGCCATCAGCTTTGGATTTATGTAAAAC
- a CDS encoding ATP-binding cassette domain-containing protein, with amino-acid sequence MSENVIEVEGLTKIFNGNLVAVDHINFSVKRGEIFGFLGPNGAGKTTTINMLITILKPTKGKASILGNDIAKQNNEVRNAIGLVPQEYTADDDLTGLENILLCADLYGIPRKISKQRAIDLLELVELTTFKDKKVQTYSGGMRRRLELACGLINRPKVLFLDEPTLGLDVQTRAATWNYIKTLKKEFGMTLFMTTHYLEEADSLCDRVAIIDHGKIVVIGTPEELKNNLGGDIITLSIKKDVDITALIEKIPHVKEVKKDNSNYIIKSESGEVAAPLIIEALRKENHMVTRLSLTKPTLNEVYLQYTGKSMRDAADESGDSAMAKHMMMGRMRH; translated from the coding sequence ATGAGTGAAAATGTAATAGAAGTTGAAGGACTAACAAAAATTTTCAACGGTAACTTAGTTGCAGTTGACCACATAAATTTTAGTGTTAAGCGCGGTGAAATCTTCGGCTTCTTAGGACCAAACGGAGCAGGCAAAACTACAACCATCAACATGCTCATAACAATCCTAAAACCCACAAAAGGCAAAGCATCAATACTGGGCAACGATATAGCCAAACAGAATAACGAAGTGAGAAACGCCATCGGTCTAGTGCCCCAAGAATACACAGCAGATGATGACCTAACAGGCTTGGAAAACATACTTCTGTGCGCTGACCTATACGGGATTCCGCGAAAAATCTCCAAGCAACGAGCCATTGACCTTTTAGAACTTGTTGAGTTAACTACATTCAAAGACAAAAAAGTCCAAACTTATTCAGGAGGCATGCGTCGGAGACTTGAACTTGCATGCGGTTTAATTAATAGGCCTAAAGTGCTCTTTTTGGATGAGCCAACTTTAGGCTTGGATGTCCAAACAAGGGCTGCCACATGGAATTATATCAAGACGCTAAAGAAAGAATTTGGTATGACTCTTTTCATGACTACGCACTACCTTGAAGAGGCAGATTCTCTTTGTGACCGCGTTGCCATTATTGACCACGGAAAAATTGTGGTGATTGGCACCCCTGAAGAGTTGAAGAACAATTTGGGCGGGGATATAATTACTTTGAGCATTAAAAAAGACGTTGACATTACCGCGCTTATTGAAAAAATTCCACATGTTAAAGAAGTAAAGAAGGACAACAGCAATTACATTATCAAGTCAGAAAGCGGGGAAGTAGCTGCCCCTTTGATTATTGAGGCTTTAAGAAAGGAGAACCATATGGTTACAAGACTTTCACTTACAAAGCCAACACTAAACGAAGTGTATCTTCAGTACACTGGAAAATCAATGCGTGATGCCGCAGACGAATCAGGAGATTCAGCTATGGCAAAGCACATGATGATGGGGAGGATGCGACATTGA
- a CDS encoding DUF87 domain-containing protein, translated as MKLYKKEGNILQVISFPTESAEKGDYLLVEDADAGKALIAQVIDAQFAAVPGVLEELLRTLPDGGEPLQGEDIDPMEIAPHITYIQDASLLICKIRATLQNEMLSPSSSWLPSRSQSTIKKLSIPMLMKLAKVDGTLPIILGGTKDSTLLTIDASSIDGTLNIITGKKGCGKSHLSKLLMVNLVGFKATVVIFDLNGEYTSLGMTNDGKRNIYYDKIHALTPSQNFKVALEQLHLNTVMGILVNALHLPGTSAREFRRLWKSLKERGKLSMQELGEAIRDLNCNQHVRDALASRFHSFVNSGFFTDCPGEATLLDETLLKAKEHGGAIVINLKNTSNIDRQIVVEYVLGKLVDSLSSWKLKAVFLFAEEAHLYLRETYWDDIVTRMRHYGIFTTFITNQPDTIQETIYRQADNIFLFNFTNEHDLDVVSRAARVDAETVRSIARDLPPHHCLTLGKVVRDFPIVARVRALDVKTMGETRLFFSNLNS; from the coding sequence ATGAAACTCTACAAAAAAGAAGGCAACATCCTGCAAGTCATCAGTTTTCCCACGGAGAGCGCAGAAAAAGGCGACTACCTACTTGTTGAAGACGCGGATGCGGGCAAAGCACTAATCGCCCAAGTAATTGATGCCCAATTCGCCGCAGTACCAGGTGTGCTTGAAGAGTTATTGCGCACGCTCCCAGATGGTGGCGAACCGCTTCAAGGCGAAGACATCGACCCCATGGAAATCGCTCCACACATAACCTACATTCAAGATGCAAGCCTGTTAATTTGTAAAATCCGCGCCACATTGCAGAACGAGATGCTAAGCCCAAGTAGCAGTTGGTTGCCGAGTCGCTCGCAATCCACAATAAAGAAACTCTCCATTCCAATGCTTATGAAGCTGGCAAAAGTCGATGGCACACTACCCATAATTCTAGGCGGAACCAAAGACTCCACCCTTCTCACCATTGATGCCTCCTCAATCGATGGCACATTAAACATTATTACGGGCAAGAAGGGCTGCGGCAAATCTCATCTCTCCAAGCTCTTGATGGTGAACCTAGTCGGCTTTAAAGCAACCGTTGTTATCTTCGACTTGAATGGCGAGTACACGAGTCTGGGCATGACTAACGACGGCAAAAGAAACATCTACTACGATAAAATTCACGCGCTCACGCCTTCGCAAAATTTCAAAGTGGCGCTCGAGCAATTGCACCTAAACACAGTCATGGGTATACTCGTAAATGCGCTGCATTTGCCTGGGACTTCTGCGCGTGAGTTTAGGCGTCTTTGGAAATCGCTCAAAGAGCGCGGAAAACTTTCAATGCAGGAACTTGGCGAGGCGATCCGTGATTTAAATTGTAATCAGCATGTGCGTGACGCGTTGGCTTCGCGTTTTCACTCGTTTGTTAACTCGGGTTTTTTCACTGACTGCCCTGGTGAGGCAACGCTCCTTGATGAGACTTTGCTGAAAGCCAAGGAACATGGCGGCGCTATAGTCATTAACTTAAAAAACACATCAAACATTGACCGCCAAATTGTCGTAGAATATGTTTTGGGCAAACTGGTTGATTCTCTTTCAAGCTGGAAGCTCAAAGCAGTTTTCTTGTTTGCTGAGGAAGCCCACTTGTATCTGCGTGAGACTTACTGGGATGATATCGTGACTCGCATGCGCCATTACGGAATATTCACGACGTTCATAACTAACCAGCCTGACACCATCCAAGAAACCATCTACCGCCAAGCCGACAACATATTCCTATTCAACTTCACAAATGAACACGATTTAGATGTTGTGAGCCGAGCCGCTCGCGTGGATGCAGAAACCGTTCGCAGCATTGCACGTGACTTGCCACCTCATCATTGCTTAACTTTGGGTAAGGTTGTTAGGGATTTTCCAATCGTTGCCCGCGTGCGCGCTTTAGACGTTAAGACGATGGGTGAGACTAGGCTATTCTTTTCTAACCTTAATTCTTAA
- a CDS encoding ABC transporter ATP-binding protein produces MKLSEGMLDKTPVVEAIDVKKTYMLGKIPVEALRGVNLCVDSGDFVSILGPSGSGKSTMLNLVGALDRPTSGTLLIDGVDICKLNDDQLANLRLKIGFVFQFFNLIPRFTARDNVELAMSIANTSKAQRRKRAEELLETVGLKDRIKHKPAELSGGQQQRVAIARALANNPKFLLLDEPTGNVDSKTAGEVLALIKKLNIEDKVSIIMVTHDQRLAKEARRTVQMFDGVITSDKVNGQ; encoded by the coding sequence TTGAAGTTGAGTGAAGGAATGTTGGACAAAACTCCTGTGGTCGAGGCAATAGACGTAAAGAAAACTTACATGCTTGGGAAAATCCCAGTGGAAGCTCTAAGAGGCGTAAACTTGTGTGTTGATAGTGGTGACTTCGTCTCGATATTAGGGCCATCGGGGAGTGGCAAATCAACGATGCTAAACCTCGTTGGCGCTCTTGACAGACCAACTTCAGGTACCCTCTTGATTGACGGCGTTGATATTTGTAAGCTCAATGACGATCAGCTTGCTAACTTGAGGTTGAAAATTGGGTTTGTTTTCCAGTTTTTTAATTTAATTCCAAGGTTTACCGCCCGTGACAATGTTGAATTAGCGATGTCGATTGCCAACACGAGCAAGGCTCAGAGAAGAAAGCGCGCGGAAGAGCTTTTGGAAACCGTCGGCTTAAAAGACCGCATCAAGCATAAGCCCGCTGAGCTTAGCGGTGGGCAACAGCAACGTGTAGCAATCGCGCGTGCGTTGGCAAATAATCCCAAGTTCTTATTGCTTGATGAGCCCACTGGAAACGTTGACTCTAAAACCGCGGGCGAAGTTTTAGCGTTAATCAAAAAGCTCAACATTGAAGATAAGGTTAGCATAATCATGGTTACTCATGATCAGCGCTTGGCAAAAGAAGCGAGAAGAACCGTCCAAATGTTTGACGGCGTAATAACTTCTGATAAGGTGAATGGTCAATGA
- a CDS encoding PadR family transcriptional regulator, giving the protein MVPKGFLRYHVLKALSEKPMSGSELMEDIEAHTGGCWKPSPGSIYPLLAWLQDNNYIKEFPSENGLKRYELTEKGKALLEEQDKIRQKFREQGFMPSQFLDSFFMRVPSEKAAEIHRSLKRLATAFFQFGSVLQENYSTEAIDESLEIINEMAEKFEKMNRNIKQKGGKNE; this is encoded by the coding sequence ATGGTGCCTAAAGGTTTCTTGCGCTACCATGTTCTTAAAGCGCTCAGTGAAAAACCCATGTCTGGCTCAGAATTAATGGAAGATATCGAAGCGCACACTGGCGGGTGCTGGAAACCAAGCCCAGGTTCAATCTACCCACTTTTAGCTTGGTTACAAGACAACAACTACATCAAAGAATTTCCTTCAGAAAACGGCTTAAAACGTTATGAACTAACAGAAAAAGGCAAGGCACTTCTGGAAGAACAAGACAAAATTAGACAAAAATTCAGGGAACAAGGTTTTATGCCCAGCCAATTTTTAGATTCGTTCTTCATGAGGGTTCCGTCTGAGAAAGCAGCTGAAATTCACAGGTCGCTAAAACGTTTAGCAACAGCATTCTTCCAGTTTGGAAGCGTTCTTCAGGAGAACTATTCAACAGAAGCCATTGATGAATCATTAGAAATCATTAATGAAATGGCTGAAAAGTTTGAGAAAATGAATCGAAATATTAAACAAAAAGGCGGTAAAAATGAGTGA
- a CDS encoding Rpp14/Pop5 family protein: protein MKRAKRRYLALRVEGEAIPSERELMDAIWGAVTKLYGEVGASQTGLALISFDVEKRILVIRTSLVALPCVRASLATITSVAGKDAVLRVLGVSGTLKSLFVALR from the coding sequence TTGAAACGTGCAAAACGGCGTTACTTAGCGCTTAGAGTGGAGGGAGAAGCAATCCCTAGTGAGCGGGAACTTATGGATGCGATTTGGGGGGCTGTTACGAAGTTGTATGGTGAAGTTGGGGCAAGCCAGACAGGTTTGGCTTTGATTAGTTTTGATGTTGAAAAAAGGATTTTAGTGATTCGCACTTCACTGGTGGCTTTGCCTTGTGTACGTGCTTCTTTAGCTACGATTACTAGCGTTGCTGGTAAGGATGCGGTGTTGCGTGTGTTGGGTGTTTCGGGTACGCTTAAGAGTTTGTTTGTGGCGTTGCGTTAG
- a CDS encoding ABC transporter permease, translating into MKTVDILGYSFSAIKLRKLRAALTTLGVVIGIAAIVALLSITQGLQATITNQLNQGLSANTLIVTAGSSILAGGGGGGGGAGGAFGGSTDNSGFRLYVNYTSEIEALSPDIVATAALISRSGYVQTDNLNRTVTIYGVDFEKYSQAYSTTFVVQEGTIPLSPSEDEVVVGTRVNQPGQNGTIYFTAGDRINVTWTNATVLPPVNQSYTADVSGVLQRIGGFGIGGPSDTGVYIPLEKAQSFFGTDQCDMIIVKLSSSDNATITNVSKAITDYFGDQVSVISSTAVLSLLSNIFGTIQLFLGGIAAISLLVAGIGIMNIMIVSLIERTREIGILKALGMKSRTVLTIFLGESVIIGLIGAVLGIISGWALSIVTASVLSAGGFFGNQTSFAITPLLTPTVIIGALGFGVGVSVIFALYPAWRASKLKPVEALRYE; encoded by the coding sequence ATGAAAACTGTAGATATTCTCGGTTACTCTTTTAGTGCCATAAAACTCCGCAAACTTCGTGCAGCACTAACTACTCTCGGTGTCGTCATCGGGATCGCCGCCATAGTAGCCCTGCTATCTATCACTCAAGGTTTACAAGCAACCATAACTAACCAGCTTAATCAAGGGTTATCAGCCAACACGCTGATTGTTACAGCGGGTAGCAGCATTTTAGCCGGTGGAGGTGGGGGTGGTGGAGGCGCTGGTGGAGCTTTTGGCGGAAGCACTGATAATTCTGGGTTTAGGCTCTACGTTAACTATACCAGCGAGATAGAAGCGTTATCGCCGGATATAGTGGCAACTGCAGCTTTGATTTCGCGTAGTGGGTATGTTCAAACAGATAACCTCAACAGAACAGTAACCATTTACGGCGTAGACTTCGAGAAGTACTCGCAAGCGTACAGCACAACCTTTGTGGTTCAAGAAGGAACTATACCCTTAAGTCCTTCTGAGGATGAGGTAGTTGTTGGGACACGTGTTAATCAGCCTGGGCAAAACGGCACCATTTACTTCACTGCTGGCGATAGAATCAATGTTACATGGACAAACGCAACTGTACTGCCGCCAGTAAACCAATCATATACTGCAGATGTTTCAGGCGTACTCCAGCGAATCGGCGGTTTCGGTATCGGTGGTCCATCTGACACAGGCGTTTACATCCCTCTTGAGAAGGCTCAGAGTTTCTTTGGAACTGATCAGTGTGATATGATAATCGTTAAACTCAGCAGTAGCGATAACGCAACGATAACTAATGTTTCTAAAGCTATAACGGACTACTTTGGTGACCAAGTCTCTGTCATATCTTCAACTGCAGTGTTAAGCTTGCTTTCAAACATTTTCGGAACCATACAATTGTTCCTCGGCGGCATCGCAGCGATTTCCCTTTTAGTAGCAGGCATCGGAATAATGAACATAATGATAGTCTCGCTTATCGAGCGTACACGGGAAATAGGCATCCTCAAAGCATTAGGCATGAAAAGCAGAACCGTGCTGACAATATTCCTAGGCGAATCCGTAATTATCGGCTTAATCGGCGCTGTACTCGGCATAATCTCAGGCTGGGCATTATCAATCGTCACCGCAAGCGTTCTGTCTGCTGGCGGATTCTTTGGCAATCAAACATCATTCGCCATAACTCCGCTTCTTACACCCACTGTGATTATTGGCGCTTTAGGCTTTGGAGTTGGCGTTAGCGTAATCTTTGCTCTCTACCCAGCGTGGCGTGCGTCAAAGCTCAAACCAGTAGAAGCCTTAAGATACGAATAA
- a CDS encoding winged helix-turn-helix domain-containing protein encodes MAYKRKGSVQIRFELLEFLFFVDKPQLRTHVWRKATDVSYDDFLKHLTYLREKGFINETPDGHILLTAEGRKVYTSLRDSLPSLL; translated from the coding sequence ATGGCTTACAAGCGCAAAGGCTCGGTGCAAATACGCTTTGAGTTACTCGAGTTTCTCTTCTTTGTCGACAAGCCTCAACTGCGCACCCATGTTTGGCGCAAAGCCACCGACGTTTCCTACGACGACTTCCTAAAACACTTAACCTACCTACGGGAAAAAGGCTTTATAAACGAAACCCCCGATGGGCACATCTTACTAACGGCAGAAGGAAGAAAAGTCTACACGAGCCTTCGTGACTCCTTGCCGTCGTTACTTTAG